A genomic window from Nocardioides sp. BP30 includes:
- a CDS encoding SpaH/EbpB family LPXTG-anchored major pilin, with product MTRSRQRPLRGLTLLIVALLSTAGALGAVAPAHAATAASLPDPSKAGSLTIHKFATPDTATGLPHDGTQVDTSGLTPIAAVTFSVQQVGGIDLTTNSGWQKADALSKTYNAADATGSITSAGYGLTSAQGSPVTTNASGTASLAGLPLGLYLVTETSWPAGATPSAPFLVSVPLTDPTTHNSWLYDVDVYPKNATTTVAKTVSDASATKLGDPLSWTIAADIPNLDTIDGYKVTDQLDAKLDYASTAVSLADGTTVAQGTDYTADYDASSRTLTVSFTAAGRAVLAAHDTSQVLVKVVTTVHAVGEITNTALLYPNQASFSITPGQPGGPVVTPPVQTKWGSLTVQKTDPDGTALGGAVFSVYATQADAEAGNNPIALAGQTTFTAGTDGTVTISGLRYSDFADGQTVTAGSAGYRDYWLAEVQAPAGYELLADPVKFDVTAQTSTVGVDLKVQDVPSNSGFALPFTGGPGGRLVYLGGGLSLAGALVIALGRRRRTGTAS from the coding sequence ATGACCCGATCACGCCAGCGACCTCTCCGGGGCCTTACCCTCCTGATCGTCGCCCTGCTCAGCACCGCGGGCGCCCTGGGCGCCGTCGCACCCGCCCACGCGGCGACAGCCGCCTCGCTCCCCGACCCCAGCAAGGCGGGGTCCCTCACGATCCACAAGTTCGCCACCCCGGACACCGCCACGGGCCTGCCCCACGACGGCACCCAGGTGGACACCAGTGGCCTGACGCCGATCGCCGCAGTGACCTTCAGCGTCCAGCAGGTCGGCGGCATCGACCTGACCACCAACAGCGGCTGGCAGAAGGCCGACGCGCTCAGCAAGACCTACAACGCTGCCGACGCGACCGGATCCATCACCTCGGCCGGGTACGGCCTGACGAGCGCGCAGGGCTCGCCGGTCACCACGAACGCCAGCGGTACGGCGTCGCTGGCCGGCCTCCCGCTCGGTCTCTACCTGGTCACCGAGACCTCGTGGCCGGCCGGCGCGACCCCTTCCGCGCCCTTCCTGGTCTCGGTCCCGCTGACCGACCCCACCACGCACAACTCCTGGCTCTACGACGTCGACGTCTACCCAAAGAACGCGACGACCACCGTCGCCAAGACCGTCTCCGACGCCAGCGCCACCAAGCTCGGGGATCCGCTGTCGTGGACCATCGCCGCCGACATCCCGAACCTCGACACGATCGACGGCTACAAGGTCACCGATCAGCTGGACGCCAAGCTCGACTACGCGAGCACGGCGGTGAGCCTCGCCGACGGCACCACCGTGGCCCAGGGCACCGACTACACGGCCGACTACGACGCCTCGAGCCGCACGTTGACGGTCAGCTTCACGGCTGCCGGTCGGGCGGTCCTGGCCGCCCACGACACCAGCCAGGTCCTGGTCAAGGTCGTCACGACTGTCCATGCCGTCGGCGAGATCACCAACACGGCGCTGCTCTACCCCAACCAGGCCAGCTTCTCGATCACCCCGGGTCAGCCGGGCGGCCCGGTCGTCACCCCGCCGGTCCAGACGAAGTGGGGCTCGCTGACCGTGCAGAAGACCGACCCCGACGGCACGGCGCTCGGTGGCGCCGTCTTCAGCGTCTACGCCACTCAGGCCGACGCCGAAGCCGGCAACAACCCGATCGCCCTCGCCGGCCAGACCACTTTCACCGCCGGCACCGACGGGACGGTGACGATCTCGGGCCTGCGCTACTCCGACTTCGCCGACGGCCAGACGGTCACGGCAGGCTCCGCCGGCTACCGCGACTACTGGCTGGCCGAGGTCCAGGCCCCCGCGGGGTACGAGCTCCTGGCCGACCCGGTGAAGTTCGACGTCACAGCGCAGACCTCGACGGTCGGCGTCGACCTGAAGGTCCAGGACGTGCCGTCCAACAGCGGGTTCGCCCTGCCCTTCACCGGAGGTCCGGGCGGTCGGCTCGTCTATCTCGGCGGTGGCCTGTCGCTGGCGGGCGCTCTCGTGATCGCCCTCGGCCGACGCCGCCGTACCGGCACGGCGAGCTGA
- a CDS encoding RNA polymerase sigma factor yields MRPLAATADAELVTQIRTGHDLDGQATEELYLRHAPMALRLAHRLRGGDGSGEDLVSEAFLRSWQRIVAGHPIDSFKSYLMQAVRNLHVDRLRRDSYLIHLETLGEHELDLAADSTADELDRLEDADEVRSAMTKVNPRYRRALWLSAVEGMSLPEVAEALDASRSTTAVVLFRARKALRAAYGDVSTRLAC; encoded by the coding sequence GTGAGACCGCTCGCCGCGACAGCGGACGCCGAGCTGGTCACCCAGATCCGCACCGGGCACGACCTGGACGGGCAGGCCACCGAGGAGCTCTACCTGCGACACGCGCCGATGGCGCTGCGGCTCGCCCATCGACTGCGCGGCGGTGACGGATCCGGAGAGGACCTGGTCTCCGAGGCGTTCCTGCGAAGCTGGCAGCGGATCGTCGCCGGTCACCCGATCGACTCGTTCAAGAGCTACCTGATGCAGGCCGTGCGCAACCTGCACGTGGACCGTCTGCGCCGCGACTCCTACCTGATCCATCTCGAGACGCTCGGCGAGCACGAGCTCGACCTCGCCGCCGACTCGACGGCCGACGAGCTCGATCGGCTCGAGGATGCCGACGAGGTGCGCTCGGCGATGACGAAGGTGAATCCACGCTACCGCCGAGCCCTGTGGCTCAGCGCCGTCGAGGGCATGTCGCTGCCCGAGGTCGCCGAGGCCCTCGACGCCAGCCGCAGCACCACCGCGGTGGTGCTCTTCCGCGCCCGCAAGGCGCTGCGGGCGGCGTACGGCGACGTCAGCACGCGCCTGGCCTGCTGA
- a CDS encoding DUF7933 domain-containing protein: MRTPVLSRALTVTTVIGLTFGLALSRPAHPGPSSAAGTATLAPHTPLRLLAAGVPAAGTPVYTETFSHQDASSAAISVLDYNGGADAANQTYTADPQWTPAGGQCDGWILNGSSPLATSDAGCLHNQPSAWNGLQSLAKQLGLAQGQTAAQATANQALAEYTNAASGAIAAGTEFKTVNASAIPAVAGHYYAVSAYFAETNCNASHASETFSLLINGSATVLGTGLDPCGTATSGTQVSRLQSGAIQIPAGTTASLGLSLYNATATGLGNDVAFDLPQILDVTPTVDKSFSPTLVAPGQTSVLTLTVTNTSELMAKSDWGFVDTLPSGLTLADTTFGGTCTQVSGTAFSTTGTAGGSTITVKGGDLAKGASSCTITAHVTSATEATYTNSPTSNMTLTGLLPGAPATVRFASPRIRLVKALGTARVRAGDQFTMALRTGSPTGTIVSNQTNATTAGSGSTVTPGTGTTGTYVATGTTTYYLTEAAAGGAILALYNGSLTCTDSSGLSTGLPQGQAFLGSTSITPVAGADITCTVTNSAVPPTIRLVKALDGSRIADTDEFTVAIHTGSGSGPIVNSTSSSTTTGTGNTVTSGTGTTGTYTATAGTTYYLDEAAAGTTTAATYGRRITCTDANGVQAGLPANLALTGAYALTPVAGASISCTLTNKATRQDVLLRKVGTDGAGSTITLTGSQWQLQTDASGAPGTTIAGGVAPVPGQSGEFVMTGLTPGGYWLTETQAPDGYTLLAQPVAFTVGTDGSVTVPRASAATLAIGTAATGQPELTVHDVGVFTLPHAGGHGARAFGFAGIGLLVLAGAAVVLGGRRRTRRTRTPGRRVKR; the protein is encoded by the coding sequence ATGAGAACCCCTGTCCTGAGCCGTGCGCTCACCGTCACGACGGTGATCGGCCTCACGTTCGGCCTCGCGCTGTCACGCCCTGCCCACCCCGGCCCATCCAGCGCAGCCGGCACGGCGACCCTGGCGCCGCACACCCCGCTGCGGCTGCTCGCCGCGGGCGTGCCAGCAGCCGGCACGCCCGTCTACACCGAGACCTTCTCCCACCAGGACGCCAGCAGCGCCGCCATCTCCGTCCTGGACTACAACGGCGGGGCCGACGCCGCCAACCAGACCTACACCGCCGACCCGCAGTGGACCCCTGCCGGCGGCCAGTGCGACGGCTGGATCCTCAATGGCTCCTCGCCGCTGGCCACCTCGGACGCCGGCTGCCTGCACAACCAACCCAGCGCCTGGAACGGTCTGCAGTCGCTGGCCAAGCAGCTCGGTCTCGCCCAGGGCCAGACCGCCGCCCAGGCGACGGCCAACCAGGCCCTGGCGGAGTACACCAACGCGGCCTCGGGCGCGATCGCCGCCGGCACGGAGTTCAAGACCGTCAACGCCAGCGCGATCCCGGCCGTCGCCGGGCACTACTACGCCGTCTCCGCCTACTTCGCCGAGACCAACTGCAACGCCAGCCACGCCAGCGAGACCTTCAGCCTGCTGATCAACGGCTCCGCCACGGTGCTGGGCACGGGACTCGACCCCTGCGGCACCGCCACGAGCGGCACCCAGGTGAGCAGGCTGCAGTCCGGTGCGATCCAGATCCCGGCCGGCACCACGGCGTCGTTGGGGCTGTCGCTGTACAACGCGACAGCGACGGGGCTCGGGAACGACGTCGCCTTCGACCTGCCTCAGATCCTCGACGTCACGCCGACGGTCGACAAGTCCTTCTCCCCGACCCTGGTCGCGCCGGGCCAGACCTCGGTGCTGACGCTCACGGTGACGAACACCAGCGAGCTGATGGCGAAGTCCGACTGGGGGTTCGTGGACACGCTGCCCAGCGGGCTCACCCTCGCCGACACCACGTTCGGCGGCACCTGCACCCAGGTGAGCGGCACGGCCTTCAGCACCACCGGGACCGCCGGCGGCAGCACGATCACCGTCAAGGGCGGGGACCTGGCCAAGGGCGCCTCGTCGTGCACGATCACCGCCCACGTCACCTCCGCCACCGAGGCGACCTACACCAACTCGCCCACGTCCAACATGACGTTGACCGGGCTCCTGCCCGGCGCACCGGCGACGGTGCGGTTCGCCTCTCCGCGGATCCGACTGGTCAAGGCCCTGGGCACCGCGCGCGTGCGGGCCGGCGACCAGTTCACCATGGCCCTGCGCACGGGCTCGCCCACCGGGACCATCGTCAGCAACCAGACCAACGCGACCACCGCCGGCAGCGGCTCGACCGTCACCCCGGGCACCGGCACCACCGGCACCTACGTGGCCACCGGCACGACCACCTACTACCTCACCGAGGCGGCCGCGGGTGGCGCCATCCTGGCGCTCTACAACGGCTCGCTGACCTGCACCGACAGCAGTGGCCTGAGCACCGGGCTGCCCCAGGGGCAGGCCTTCCTCGGGAGCACGTCGATCACACCGGTGGCCGGCGCCGACATCACCTGCACCGTGACCAACAGCGCGGTGCCGCCGACGATCAGGCTGGTCAAGGCACTCGACGGCAGCCGCATCGCCGACACCGACGAGTTCACCGTCGCCATCCACACCGGCTCCGGCTCGGGACCGATCGTCAACTCCACCTCCTCGTCCACCACCACCGGCACCGGGAACACCGTCACGAGCGGTACCGGCACCACCGGGACCTACACCGCCACGGCGGGGACGACGTACTACCTCGACGAGGCGGCCGCCGGGACCACGACGGCCGCGACGTACGGCAGGAGGATCACGTGCACCGACGCCAACGGGGTCCAGGCCGGACTGCCGGCGAACCTCGCCCTCACCGGCGCCTACGCCCTGACGCCGGTGGCCGGCGCCAGCATCAGCTGCACCCTGACCAACAAGGCGACCAGACAGGACGTGCTGCTGCGGAAGGTGGGCACCGACGGTGCCGGCAGCACGATCACCCTGACCGGCTCGCAGTGGCAGCTCCAGACCGACGCCTCCGGCGCACCTGGGACGACCATCGCCGGCGGCGTGGCGCCGGTCCCCGGCCAGAGCGGGGAGTTCGTCATGACCGGCCTCACGCCGGGTGGCTACTGGCTCACCGAGACGCAGGCTCCCGACGGGTACACGCTGCTGGCCCAGCCGGTCGCCTTCACGGTCGGGACCGACGGCAGCGTCACCGTGCCGCGTGCATCCGCCGCCACGCTGGCGATCGGCACCGCCGCGACGGGTCAACCGGAGCTCACGGTGCACGACGTCGGGGTGTTCACGCTGCCCCACGCCGGCGGTCACGGCGCGCGCGCGTTCGGCTTCGCCGGCATCGGACTGCTCGTCCTGGCCGGCGCGGCGGTGGTGCTCGGCGGCCGGCGCCGTACTCGGAGGACCCGGACCCCCGGAAGGCGGGTGAAGAGGTAG
- a CDS encoding class C sortase, translating to MSIQSSPAGVPRTAASLRPRAPHRARHRARHRARGWARPALGRWGRRRTCVVLLALVGIGVLLYPSSARWFSDRSHAAVVSGYAKAVESMLPADKQRALAAAHAYNDHLPPGPLRDPYGAGAAAPTVDAAYRAYLDTLDVGAGGVIGYVSAPSIGLSLPIYHGTAAETLDRGVGHLYGTALPVGGAGTHSVLTAHSGLVNATMFTDIDKLRDGDEFSVTVLDQTITYRVDRIRTVLPDQTDSLRPVAGKDLLTLVTCAPIGVNTHRLLVEGVRVPDADTASARRSIVGRAGGPGFPGWLVEALGAALLIVVATRRLGDTSAPRRRGSAP from the coding sequence ATGAGCATCCAGTCCAGTCCCGCCGGCGTGCCGCGCACGGCCGCCAGCCTCCGTCCCCGTGCGCCTCACCGCGCCCGTCACCGCGCCCGTCACCGTGCCCGCGGCTGGGCTCGGCCCGCCCTGGGTCGCTGGGGGCGGCGCCGTACGTGCGTGGTCCTGCTGGCCCTCGTCGGCATCGGGGTGCTGCTCTACCCGTCGAGTGCCCGCTGGTTCTCCGACCGCTCCCACGCCGCCGTCGTCTCCGGCTACGCCAAGGCGGTGGAGTCGATGCTGCCCGCTGACAAGCAGCGCGCACTGGCGGCCGCCCACGCCTACAACGACCACCTGCCCCCCGGTCCGCTCCGGGACCCCTACGGTGCCGGTGCCGCGGCGCCGACGGTCGACGCCGCCTACCGGGCCTACCTCGACACGCTCGACGTCGGCGCGGGCGGCGTGATCGGCTACGTCTCGGCGCCCTCGATCGGGCTCAGCCTGCCGATCTACCACGGCACCGCTGCCGAGACGCTCGATCGCGGCGTCGGACACCTGTACGGCACCGCGCTCCCGGTCGGCGGAGCCGGCACCCACAGCGTCCTGACCGCTCATTCGGGTCTGGTCAACGCCACCATGTTCACCGACATCGACAAGCTGCGTGACGGCGACGAGTTCAGCGTGACGGTGCTCGACCAGACCATCACCTATCGGGTCGACCGGATCCGAACGGTGCTGCCCGATCAGACCGACTCGTTGCGGCCCGTCGCCGGGAAGGACCTGCTCACCCTCGTCACCTGCGCTCCCATCGGGGTCAACACGCACCGGCTGTTGGTCGAGGGTGTCCGGGTGCCTGACGCCGACACAGCCTCGGCCCGGCGGTCGATCGTCGGGCGGGCCGGCGGTCCGGGCTTCCCCGGGTGGCTCGTGGAGGCCCTCGGCGCCGCCCTCCTCATCGTGGTGGCCACGCGCCGGCTCGGCGACACGTCCGCCCCGAGGCGGCGGGGATCGGCGCCGTGA
- a CDS encoding helix-turn-helix transcriptional regulator, whose product MTGRRETAEQGDDPQPRARVPRPREALDAMPRLPRVYVPRIRVSRRLDQARDCAVTQVVAPAGAGKTFSVAGWIGAAFTAGEPAARWLHADETWGPDRLREVLDHAAAERVVEGAGEGAGGRSGASGSARPPGRVVIDDAHLLPAASCRALAERLNEDPESMRLVLLSRWDLPIAHLVPELLGHFAMIRGDVLRLDEQEARALIVEHARTADPTVVEAITSYAQGWCAAVVLASRAVAVSPDPVAAARRCTTGDSRFGDRIASDVFASLSPRTRHLLLCLSAEQVVTPATAAHLANDAMAGEILADLDGTGLLVSRIVTDDAEEPVRYRLHPLLNEVVRRRLITDGVDVMGARATVVRAVLLDAAGGATDRALPRLETVRAFEEGAAFLADYGAAMVMRGEGAALAAFARDHPDQVESCPDLWFPLAIERWVAGDTAATERLLDQCLAHGGCLREEELACARLMRARLGREPLLPAVGFARGVVLAEKASDVSAEILPQLLTELAMTQSWLGDLHEAEVNLVAAVGLARTRELPALRAAALSHLALAQYMLGRERACTEVAGEALSRLDAARSWSPQFTRWRLELALGLARTVDVPWDVPPALQDARVHPADLCSVFWLRVHNAHAALTAGSIADGRALLQQPLDLPESSALPDHLLVVWLVEEATLAALAGDRTSLKAVEVRLAAGGFRGEAGWVGALRADLEGDRRLAAELLETAADDATFAQPVIRPVALVARAQLLDELGEGREAHELLRRAVVETEVRRNAAPFLGWTRQGTPIQTLLDQLVQRGPRPWAKELADAMACATSIATYFDPGTATPAEAVEEQTVHLPLLSAREREVLRQLARGATYADISATLFVSENTVKTHVSNLYAKLGAARRSEALALARSHHLI is encoded by the coding sequence GTGACGGGCAGGCGAGAGACGGCCGAGCAGGGGGACGATCCCCAGCCGCGGGCCCGGGTGCCACGACCGCGCGAGGCGCTCGATGCGATGCCGCGGCTGCCCCGGGTCTACGTACCGCGGATCCGGGTGTCACGACGTCTCGACCAGGCGCGGGACTGTGCCGTCACCCAGGTCGTCGCCCCGGCCGGAGCGGGCAAGACCTTCAGCGTCGCCGGGTGGATCGGTGCGGCGTTCACCGCCGGTGAACCCGCCGCCAGGTGGCTGCACGCCGACGAGACGTGGGGGCCCGATCGCCTGCGCGAGGTGCTGGACCACGCAGCCGCTGAGCGGGTCGTCGAGGGGGCCGGTGAGGGGGCCGGTGGGCGCAGCGGGGCCTCCGGCAGCGCCAGACCACCGGGCCGCGTCGTGATCGACGACGCCCACCTGCTGCCGGCGGCCTCGTGCCGCGCGCTGGCGGAGAGGCTCAACGAGGATCCCGAGTCGATGCGGCTGGTGCTGCTGAGTCGATGGGACCTGCCCATCGCCCATCTGGTGCCCGAGCTGCTCGGCCACTTCGCCATGATCCGCGGCGACGTCCTGCGACTCGACGAGCAGGAGGCCCGTGCCCTGATCGTGGAGCACGCCCGCACGGCCGACCCGACGGTCGTCGAGGCGATCACCAGCTATGCCCAGGGCTGGTGCGCAGCGGTGGTGCTCGCCTCGCGTGCCGTGGCGGTGAGCCCGGACCCGGTGGCCGCGGCCCGGCGGTGCACGACGGGCGACAGCCGCTTCGGCGACCGGATCGCGAGCGACGTCTTCGCCTCGCTCTCGCCGCGCACCCGCCACCTGCTGCTGTGCCTCTCGGCGGAGCAGGTCGTGACCCCTGCGACGGCCGCTCACCTGGCGAACGACGCGATGGCCGGTGAGATCCTGGCCGACCTCGACGGCACCGGCCTGCTGGTCTCCCGGATCGTGACCGACGATGCCGAGGAACCCGTCCGCTACCGACTCCATCCCCTGCTCAACGAGGTGGTCCGGCGACGGTTGATCACCGACGGTGTCGACGTCATGGGCGCCCGCGCGACAGTCGTCCGGGCTGTGCTGCTGGACGCCGCGGGCGGCGCCACCGATCGAGCGCTCCCGCGGCTGGAGACCGTCAGGGCCTTCGAGGAGGGGGCCGCGTTCCTCGCCGACTACGGCGCGGCGATGGTGATGCGCGGCGAGGGTGCCGCCCTGGCGGCGTTCGCCCGCGACCATCCCGATCAGGTCGAGAGCTGCCCGGACCTGTGGTTCCCCCTGGCCATCGAGCGGTGGGTCGCCGGCGACACCGCCGCCACCGAGCGCCTGCTCGACCAGTGCCTGGCGCACGGCGGGTGTCTGCGCGAGGAGGAGCTCGCCTGTGCTCGGCTGATGCGGGCCCGGCTCGGACGTGAGCCGTTGCTCCCGGCGGTCGGATTCGCCCGCGGCGTGGTGCTCGCGGAGAAGGCCAGCGACGTCAGCGCGGAGATCCTGCCGCAGCTGCTCACCGAGCTGGCGATGACGCAGTCGTGGCTCGGCGACCTGCACGAGGCCGAGGTGAACCTGGTGGCGGCCGTCGGGCTGGCCAGGACCCGCGAGCTCCCGGCCCTGCGGGCCGCGGCCCTGAGCCACCTGGCGCTGGCGCAGTACATGCTCGGGCGCGAGCGGGCCTGCACCGAGGTCGCCGGGGAGGCGCTGTCCCGGCTCGACGCCGCGCGTTCCTGGTCGCCGCAGTTCACCCGGTGGCGGCTCGAGCTCGCCCTCGGCCTGGCCCGGACCGTCGACGTGCCCTGGGATGTCCCACCCGCGCTGCAGGATGCCCGGGTCCATCCGGCCGACCTGTGCAGTGTGTTCTGGCTGCGGGTGCACAACGCCCACGCGGCGCTCACGGCCGGCTCGATCGCGGACGGCCGAGCGCTGCTCCAGCAGCCCCTCGACCTGCCCGAGTCCTCGGCCCTGCCCGACCACCTGCTGGTGGTGTGGTTGGTCGAGGAGGCGACGCTCGCCGCCCTCGCGGGCGACAGGACCTCGTTGAAGGCGGTCGAGGTCCGGCTCGCCGCCGGCGGCTTCCGCGGTGAGGCGGGCTGGGTGGGGGCGCTGCGGGCGGACCTGGAGGGCGATCGGCGTCTGGCTGCCGAGCTCCTCGAGACGGCTGCCGACGATGCCACCTTCGCTCAGCCGGTCATCCGCCCCGTCGCGCTGGTCGCCCGTGCGCAGCTGCTCGACGAGCTCGGCGAGGGCCGCGAGGCCCATGAGCTGCTGCGGCGCGCGGTGGTGGAGACGGAGGTACGCCGCAACGCGGCGCCCTTCCTCGGATGGACCCGACAGGGCACCCCGATCCAGACCCTGCTCGACCAGCTGGTCCAGCGCGGGCCGCGGCCGTGGGCCAAGGAGCTGGCCGATGCGATGGCGTGTGCGACCAGCATCGCGACCTACTTCGACCCCGGTACGGCGACACCGGCCGAGGCCGTCGAGGAGCAGACCGTCCACCTGCCCCTGCTGAGCGCGCGTGAACGTGAGGTGCTGCGCCAGCTGGCACGCGGTGCCACCTACGCGGACATCAGCGCGACGCTGTTCGTCTCGGAGAACACCGTCAAGACCCACGTCAGCAACCTCTACGCCAAGCTCGGGGCGGCGCGACGCAGCGAAGCGCTCGCGCTGGCCCGATCCCACCACCTCATCTAG
- a CDS encoding acyl-CoA dehydrogenase family protein, with the protein MRRTVFNDDHETFRKTLRAFIEAEVVPHYQEWFEAGLVPREFYGKLADLGLFGIEVPEEYGGAGISSFKYAAIQTEETARAGVGFGGSGVHVALCLPYLLKLGTPEQLQAWMPGFVSGETMFAIAMTEPGTGSDLAGMRTTARLSDDGTHYVLNGAKTFITGGVHADRVIVCARTSAPLENDRRFGISLLVVDTASEGYTVGRKLDKLGLRTSDTAELAFNDVIVPAENLLGEQDKGFSYLGQNLPQERLSIAYGAYAQAQAAVWFAQKYTQERQVFGQPVASFQNTKFELAACQAKVDAMQAVADRALEALDADELSPAEAASAKLFCTEAAAEVIDRCLQLHGGYGYMNEYPIARLYADSRVNRIYGGTSEVMKMIIAKQMGL; encoded by the coding sequence ATGCGACGTACGGTCTTCAACGACGACCACGAGACGTTCCGCAAGACCCTCCGTGCCTTCATCGAGGCCGAGGTCGTCCCGCACTACCAGGAGTGGTTCGAGGCGGGCCTCGTCCCGCGCGAGTTCTACGGCAAGCTCGCCGACCTCGGCCTGTTCGGGATCGAGGTCCCCGAGGAGTACGGCGGGGCGGGGATCAGCTCGTTCAAGTACGCGGCCATCCAGACCGAGGAGACGGCCCGCGCCGGCGTCGGCTTCGGGGGCTCGGGGGTGCACGTCGCCCTGTGCCTGCCCTACCTGCTCAAGCTCGGCACGCCCGAGCAGCTCCAGGCATGGATGCCGGGCTTCGTCTCGGGCGAGACCATGTTCGCGATCGCGATGACCGAGCCCGGCACCGGCTCCGACCTCGCCGGGATGCGCACCACGGCGCGCCTCTCCGACGACGGCACCCACTACGTGCTCAACGGCGCCAAGACGTTCATCACCGGAGGCGTGCACGCGGACCGGGTGATCGTGTGCGCCCGCACGTCGGCACCGCTGGAGAACGACCGCCGTTTCGGCATCTCGCTGCTGGTGGTCGACACCGCGTCTGAGGGTTACACCGTGGGCCGCAAGCTGGACAAGCTCGGCCTGCGCACCTCCGACACCGCGGAGCTCGCCTTCAACGACGTCATCGTGCCGGCGGAGAACCTGCTGGGCGAGCAGGACAAGGGCTTCTCCTACCTCGGTCAGAACCTGCCCCAGGAGCGGTTGAGCATCGCCTACGGCGCGTACGCGCAGGCGCAGGCGGCGGTGTGGTTCGCGCAGAAGTACACCCAGGAACGGCAGGTGTTCGGCCAGCCGGTGGCGTCCTTCCAGAACACCAAGTTCGAGCTCGCCGCGTGCCAGGCGAAGGTCGACGCGATGCAGGCCGTGGCCGATCGCGCCCTGGAGGCGCTGGACGCCGACGAGCTGAGCCCCGCCGAGGCTGCCTCGGCGAAGCTGTTCTGCACCGAGGCCGCGGCCGAGGTCATCGACCGCTGCCTGCAGCTGCACGGCGGCTACGGCTACATGAACGAGTACCCGATCGCGCGGCTGTACGCCGACAGCCGCGTCAACCGGATCTACGGCGGGACCTCGGAGGTGATGAAGATGATCATCGCCAAGCAGATGGGCCTCTGA